The genomic interval ATTGTATGTAATTGGATGGCCCTGCTGATGGGGCTGCAGAAGTTCACTGGTTCGTTGTTGTAGATCTCTGAGCAGCTGGTCAAACCTCGGGTCTACAATCTCCCGGAGCAGCCCCTTTGCCGTAGTAATATCACCTATATGCAGTACAACAGCTCGAACGAAGTCTTTCGCAATATTCCAGGCTGTCGTTACGTGACCTCGCGCGATAGCCTCCCATTGACTGGATTGCTCCCTGAATAGCTCCCCTATTATCAATGGATTGAACGTGCCGGGGAGCTCTTTGCCTCGTGTGTGTTTGAGGACATTTTGGATATGCTGGATATATTCTTCTCGCGTCACTAAAACCTGTTGTCTCGATACCGCCTCGctctcatctccatctgTTATTTGACGATAATGACCGCCCGAAGTGATCCTTTCAGTGAATTCTTGATTCAGATTTTGTATTATGGCACGTATCCGTCTGCTATAGCCACTCGTTGACTGGCCACTATTGAAGAATGGGTCATTGTAGGTGCCATCGGTAGCAGTTCTCACAAGGTTCTGGAAACTCTGGCTGATATGCAAAAGATAGTACTTCTGCTCCGCTATCGTTGTTCGAGGGCTTCCAAGCCTCTCTAGCCTTCGTTGACAGTCGCCAACTTGGACTTGAATTTCTTCTATCAGGCTGGGAAGTTCAGTCGCAATCTGCCCAAGCAGTACCTTGCTGAGGCGCTCCCGAAACGGCTTTATAGCCACATCAGATAACGGAAGATCTCGCCAGACACCCTTGGCAAAAAAGTGTTCTTCCTCCGCATCCCGTTCTGTTAACGTACCATTGCTCTTCTCTGAATCCTGGTTTTTCAGTACATGCCAACCGTGCCGGAAGGAGACCTGTTGATTTTTCGCCAGTGAGACAAACATCGCCTCAGTCTCCGATCCTGGGGTCAGCGTATCGGGTTTGGTGATGACACCCAGCGTCCGAGATCCGGTCCTATCTGCCTCCCGGGCTAGTGTAAGAACAATTTGATTGGCAAAATCGTTCTTTGCAGAGACCACAGCTAGAATAATTGAACGCGGCTCCCGCATATAGGATTGTACAACATCCTGCACGAGTTTAACATCCGCAGCCGACTGCTGCTTGGTTTCCGAATGGATAAGACCGGGTAGATCGACAATGGTCAAATGCGGCCGGTCAGGGCCTGACACCTCTACCCGAAGTAGATCATTGGAAAACGCCTTTCCGTGCGTAGAGATACCCATGATCGCTTTTGCATTGTCGATAAGACGTGGCAAGCCGTCGAAGCCTTCGAGCTGCTCGTGGAATTGGCTTAAAGACTGCTGTTCTGCCTCCGTTCGTGAATGATGTGGCACAATGGACACGCTCACCCCGATCTGTGGGCTCTTGCGCAGGACGAGCTCTGTAGGAAATCGTGTACAGAGGTTACTTCGTACAGGGAATGATACGCCCGAGATCGCTTCCAGGACCGAGCTCTTCCCAGAAGATTGATCTCCACAAACGATGATTTGGGGAAGCGAAATATAATGGCTGATGCCCTGCAAGCGCAGCGTGTCAATGGAGTCGAGCAATTCTAGTTGCTCCTTCGTGCAAAGCTCTTCAAGGGAGTTTgtaaagaattttttaagGACCATTTTGACTAGCCAGTGCGAGGTTACCACTTATGATTTCTAGAGATGATATTGGTTGCCTCTGGGGAACAGCGGCGAGCAAGACCtgatttatagataattcAACAGGGGGAATTCTAGCATCCGACTTGGTTTCTCCTGCAAGGGCGAATTCCACAGGATAGGTTCTAGGCAAGAATAAGAATGTAGTGTGAGAAATAGAACTATCTCTGTTATACCCCATTCATCCCAGCCTACTTCGGTAGTAAGTAGAAAGCAATAGGGTTCATTGGACTGTGGCCGCCAGGCGTGCCATGTAACCTACGAGAACACTTCATCTGGCAACTCCATTCTTTCTGGTTTTGAATCAAGGATCATTGCAATCCGTAAGGGGCTCCAAAAAAGCTTTATGCGTGGCTCTACGAGGCAAAGAATGTGTGGTTCTACCCTTCAGCTCGGATGCATTGGTCCCAATGAGGCAGTTACCACACCTTCAAGGTTATACTTCCTGAAATGGAATAGTGTCTCAGACTGCAATGACTTAAGAACCAATCAAAGAAGGCTCGTGATCACAATCATTGCTTGGATGGACTTCGTGAGCAAAATACAACAGTACCTGCTCATATTGGAATGGTGGCGCTAGGCTCGCTTGCCCATAACACACAGCCTATCTTGATCACAGGCGACTGTAAGTTCTCATGCATGATGATGACAGCCTACTGGCTGAAGACTATatgatttataattaatgTACTACTCATCTAATGGCAGTCTAAAGCCCGACAGTGACGCGAATATAGATCTCGAAGAGAAGCTTGTTACTAcctaaatatctattatattagtgATTACAGTTGTTATTACTATTTCTGGGTTAGAAGTTGTCAGAATTGGAGACGGTAACATCCATACGATTCTctactatagttatatagTTGTATTGAAAACTAAACCGTTCCAAAATTCATATGAGAAGGTGATAGTAACGTATGTGGAAGGGCAAATGGCCCTTATTATATGCCCCGCTCAGTCTATGTGGTAAGATTTCGACTAATCTGACTGGCCTGGAGTGAACACTGTACCACCCTGGGGGATCCTAGTCTTCCGTGAGGACCTGATCTGATGGGGCTTTATTAGAgatttacggagtagaagaATAGATTTATGACTGGATTCCAAGAATAAATATGAGTCGTGAACATCGTGTTTCAAAGGAGATATCCAGCAAAGTTGACCGAAAACGAATATACTGCCCCTCTTCCAAAGGCAATGTCGGACGGATCTTGCATTAACCTCCCCTGGATACCCGACTCTGTCTGGTTTGAGATTCATGTCTCTTGCGCGTATTCAGATGCTGCGTGAATGATTTCTCGTTTCTCGGGGATCTGGAGAGGTTATGGTTGTACCTGGGTACTTCTCGGAGGATAACTGCGCTTTCTTCGTTGGGCATGGTACGTTCGACGTCGAGCCATTTGCTTGGGGTTTGTCTTATAGACTCGCTGTCTGCCTGTAGCATAGATCCCTTGTGGAGCGGCGATGCCTCCCCGGGAGTGATAAAATGGGGAAACAGGACCAAAACAGGGTGTCCACGAAGGTCCGCACCCTTGCCTGTATTAGACCTTCCGGCTTCAGCACAGAGGTGTCCATCAGAAATTGTTGTCACCCATTTAGAGCTCCGTTGCACTTTGCCCCACAAATCGGCTGCATTTTGGAGAAAATGACGGAGTTCGTCCTCGAACCCAGTACGGCCCCGCTCTAGTAAGGGCTCAACTATGTCGACAACCTCGAAGACAACGCTCTCAATGTTTTCGTCCACCTGCCTCTGTTCATCTGATTCAAACACCTTTACTAGAAGTGCACGTAGTAATGCTTTCTCCTGAGATGTAATTTGATTGCACTGGTCAAGGACACAGCTCATTGGCATCCGGCTAGCTGGTGCTTCAAGACACAATGACTGGAATATATCGCGGGAGAGACGGCTAGAAATTAGGGATTGCACGCAGGAAGCACGGAGCTTTTTAGATTGTCCAATAGCAGGCGTAGGAAACATCGAAAAAGGATTCGGTGGTGTACGTGCTTTCCACTGGACTTGCTGAATGGTAGGGATTACCTTATTTATTGAATTTTGTTAGAGATCGGTATCAAAGCACAACGTAAGTGATGGAGAATATACCTGGCTGATATCAGTCGGAAAATCCTTGTAGAAATATTTCTGAACCATGTCGCGCAAGGCCACCTCGAGCTCTTTGATGTTCTGTATCCTAGCCTATATGAGCCTATAAATAATCTCGGCAGGATATATGAAGCGGGCACTTACAGATCAGGACCAAAGTCCTCCAGTTGAGTCGCCCGTTTCaattcttcaacttcttgtTGACTCTGTGCAAGGCGCCCTTGTAGACCGACGATTGTCGTATCCTTTTCTCCTAGTTCGGTACGGACCCGGCGAAGCTGCTCGTCTTGATTCCGGACCTTTCTTGATAGATCGTGTAACTGGGCGTCGCGACTCGTTTCTGCATCCTCCCTCGTTTTCTGTAACTGGGCCAGaagctccttctctttctccacccAGCCTTTGACCCGCTCTTCCAGGAAGTCACTCAGATGTGCCTTTTCAGTCAATAATGTTTGTTGCTTCTGACGCTCTTCCTCCAATTGCCGTTTGTGATCCTCTACTGTCGAATGTGCGGCCTTGAGTTGGTTCTCAAGCTCTGTGTTTTTATGTTGTAGTTCTTCGTGGGTTTTAAAAGATTTGGAATGATATATCACGTCTTCCGCTGCTGCCTGCAGAGCCTTGATGGAGGACCAAAAGGATTTGTCCTTTGACTTATCTTTGGGCGTCATTTTGAATATAGATAAATGACTATTGGATATCACGTTTGCTTCCGATCACGATCATGAGGGATTGCACCCCTTTTTAAGCCATGGCCTACCTTGAGAGTATGCAAATTACATCTCTGGTAAATCCATTTGTTCCGACCTGCTACGACGACATTCATTTATGCAAGGCAAAGCTTTGCGTCGAAAGTTCTCCAGGATCGCGTGAGGCCCATATGCAAGGACATTGGCGGTCAGAACTTTCCATCCCCTTGCGTTGCAAATATAACATGGAGTCGCTTTGTGATCACCTAGCATATCAGCAAAGACGGGGAGAGACGGCCCATTGTTGAAGCAGCTAGATAGGCACACTTTTGCTGGCACAGTGTTTCGGAATACTTTTTCTGTCATCATATCGAGTCTACCTTATATCCAGGTATTATAGGGATGCCTTCGTTCTATGACCTCCACCTAGTGTTGGATACTATTTGCCTCAATTTTCTATTGCACCACCCATTTGTATACTatcccttctccttgctcATCAAATATGACACCCAGCCCGTGCTGTATTGTTGGCTGCCTACGATCTCAGGCGAGGGGTTACAGGAGCAGACATATGACATCCTCATTCTATCTGGAGGCAGCCTTGCAAGGAATAGGAATGTTATGAGTCGAGAAACTTGGGTTTTGGAGTTTTTCCATAGGCTACATATCGGAGGCCTGCAATTGTGGTCGCTTTGCAGCAACATCTTACCTCCCTAGCTTGTACCACaagtttcttctcctcgatgGAAAATAGCACCTGCAGGTTAGACTCATGATCCAATATGTAGATATAGTCAGGTTGCCATTGGAGTTGGGAGATGTATACTCTTGGATTGGGTTAAAGATGACACGCGTCGTGTACTGATGCTGATGCAAGCTATTCCTCCAATGTAAGGCAACGAATCCACGCCTTGCAGTGATAGACCTTGGATATAGTGCGAAAGGAATTATGCTTAAATAGAGCAGATTTGTGGAagctttcttttcaattATTGATGTAGGCCACTTACAAATTGAGTCTGACTATAGCTTGGTATGGGACTACTAGCGAATCGCGTTCAAGTTTGGCATTCATATCACTGCACTGAGTGAAAAAGTGCAACACGGATAAGTGAGCAAGGCTTGACATGATCAAAATAATCCCCTCGGAGCACCCTTCTACTTGGGTGGATAGAAATCTTTCGGATGCGTAGCAACCTTGCTTCGAACGCCACCAGCATGTACCTGAAATGGTCAATTTTCCTTCACTGTAAAGTTGAAAGCTACATGGAGCCACACAAATCAAGACACAGAAAGTCTGGTGATCAAACCGAAAGGACACTCTTTCCACCATCAGAGGTCAATCGTTCCCGGACTTTTATAGGCAAGAAGTCGGAACCAAGTCGGTGAAACTCCACCCGGCCATCCTCCAGTGTTCCAACCTTGACAATAGCGCTCGGCGCAAATAACAATGCTTCGCCAACGCGAAGACGGACAATAATGTCAAACGCCGAGGGAgactccttctcatccccCGGTTCTTCCACCTCGCTGCCATTATTGCCAAAGCCACtctttgaagagaaaaggttGCATGCAGCTGCGGCAAGATGCTTTTGCAACGTTCGGAGCCATTCGGGGGAGGTAAATCGATGAACAATTGTAACAGAGCATAGATTCAACAAATCGGTCGAGATTGTCGGCTCTTGGGTAGAGATGATAACTCGTGTTCCAAGGTGTCGTTGAAGACGAACTGCTGATAGTAGTGTTTCTGTGAAAATCTGGGCCTCTGCAGAGGAGTTCATATACTTTACGCTTATTAGAAACATCCCTAAGCCTGGCAGAGTTGCATACCTTATGTGCTTCGTCAAGTGCAACCACCCGACCAATGGTTGGGTCTTGTTCGAGGAAGATCCCCAGGCAAATATTGAAAAGCGAGCAGGCCGTTTCTGGGGATATACATGGACATGACATATCAACAATAGTTAAGCGACCAGGCTATATGCTTTAGCAGATACCGAGGGCGAAATGAATTCCCGACTTACCACTGGATCCCATATTGAGCTCTTTgtcacctttctttcctttgacCTGGACATTTGTACTTGCTCTTGAGGCATAAAACTCTCTAGAGTATCGAGTCTCTGCTTCAAAGGTACCAGCTGATCCCGAGTCAGCCCACAACGCAGGATTCTATCCTTGAACTCTTGATAATTGAATAGTGTCCCTGACTCCTGTTGTATTATCCGTAGTTCACGAAGGACTCGTTTCACCGTATGTATATATAGTGGTATCTGCCCGTCTTTCTGTCCGATAGCCATCAAATCCATCATCCGTTTCGTGTTCAAATGATTCTGGTCCAGTTGTAATGGATCAACTGGTATATTGAACCTCGAATAGTAGCCCTATATCCTCTATGTTATGAtcattatctattatatcaCGTTGTACAAAGCTTACCCGTATAGTGTGAATATTTGTGGGGGAGCAAAGTACTCGGACATGCACATCTGGGTGTGATGACAAGAAGGATGCCTCACAGGGGGATCCCACTGTGTCACTGATAAACGTATCATAATGGAAGACTAGTCCTGTTAGCGGGTTCGGCAACCTGCCGGCCTTTGAGGGTATCAGGCAGTTTTCCAAAAGGCATGACAATGTATGGCTCTTTCCGGAACCCTGGGAGCCACATATAAAGACGCTGGAAGGGTGTGAAACATTGAAGAGTAGTCGAGGATCCTTATCCAAGCTCGCGATAGGAGAGGCACGCTTTGGACGAAGATCTTGCAAAAGGGGCCTTGAACCGGCCAATAACCCAAACTGCGGGATCTTTGGCTTATCTTGACCATTTCCCAGGTTTGCATGACAAGCTAAAACACTGCTTGAGATGATAGGTGCATACGCCGATTCATCTGAGACCACTTCGCCTCCATGACCGGATTTAAGAAGGCTTAGATGATATCGTATGACGTCGTCGGAGAATATTGGATCATTCAGAGCTCCATCTGATAAAGGAGAAATGGTTTTGGTGGTCCCAGATGTTGAGCTAGTAAAAT from Aspergillus flavus chromosome 7, complete sequence carries:
- a CDS encoding putative dynamin GTPase, with the translated sequence MVLKKFFTNSLEELCTKEQLELLDSIDTLRLQGISHYISLPQIIVCGDQSSGKSSVLEAISGVSFPVRSNLCTRFPTELVLRKSPQIGVSVSIVPHHSRTEAEQQSLSQFHEQLEGFDGLPRLIDNAKAIMGISTHGKAFSNDLLRVEVSGPDRPHLTIVDLPGLIHSETKQQSAADVKLVQDVVQSYMREPRSIILAVVSAKNDFANQIVLTLAREADRTGSRTLGVITKPDTLTPGSETEAMFVSLAKNQQVSFRHGWHVLKNQDSEKSNGTLTERDAEEEHFFAKGVWRDLPLSDVAIKPFRERLSKVLLGQIATELPSLIEEIQVQVGDCQRRLERLGSPRTTIAEQKYYLLHISQSFQNLVRTATDGTYNDPFFNSGQSTSGYSRRIRAIIQNLNQEFTERITSGGHYRQITDGDESEAVSRQQVLVTREEYIQHIQNVLKHTRGKELPGTFNPLIIGELFREQSSQWEAIARGHVTTAWNIAKDFVRAVVLHIGDITTAKGLLREIVDPRFDQLLRDLQQRTSELLQPHQQGHPITYNHYFTENLQKARREAWGDGLSTIICNFFGVSSLEATSLDGPSYNLRHLHDSILQSTESSMSRFAATEALECMLAYYKVALKRFIDGVAIEVIETNLIKPLADIFAPLLVFDMADDLATRIAGESIENKSLRDQLSRKLYILRKGSETCRMFIGIRGLDIVEDDRPEELDNLEKVDTPQASIDDLYENEDPTFIDMSVNNTYLSPTIPDILSPVSQQAPPLVDEPTPAEIVTESGYDYIGDQPIGAPSIEQRDLKRSKKSKKGKTKKKSSRSDDWEL
- a CDS encoding uncharacterized protein (expressed protein); this encodes MTPKDKSKDKSFWSSIKALQAAAEDVIYHSKSFKTHEELQHKNTELENQLKAAHSTVEDHKRQLEEERQKQQTLLTEKAHLSDFLEERVKGWVEKEKELLAQLQKTREDAETSRDAQLHDLSRKVRNQDEQLRRVRTELGEKDTTIVGLQGRLAQSQQEVEELKRATQLEDFGPDLIQNIKELEVALRDMVQKYFYKDFPTDISQVIPTIQQVQWKARTPPNPFSMFPTPAIGQSKKLRASCVQSLISSRLSRDIFQSLCLEAPASRMPMSCVLDQCNQITSQEKALLRALLVKVFESDEQRQVDENIESVVFEVVDIVEPLLERGRTGFEDELRHFLQNAADLWGKVQRSSKWVTTISDGHLCAEAGRSNTGKGADLRGHPVLVLFPHFITPGEASPLHKGSMLQADSESIRQTPSKWLDVERTMPNEESAVILREVPRYNHNLSRSPRNEKSFTQHLNTRKRHESQTRQSRVSRGG